The following coding sequences lie in one Glycine soja cultivar W05 chromosome 16, ASM419377v2, whole genome shotgun sequence genomic window:
- the LOC114389775 gene encoding uncharacterized protein LOC114389775 yields MIVNEASGFHVLSFLDAYSGYNQIRMHDLDEEKMTFIIEDATFCYRVMAFILKNAGATYYRLMDQMFKQLIKHKIKVYVDNIVVKSQSIAQHGVDLEEVFEELLKYDMCLNHEKCTFEKCTAILDMHSLTNVHEVQKLNGRLASLSRFLPKLVEKREAILQIA; encoded by the coding sequence ATGATAGTCAATGAAGCATCTGGGTTCCATGTGCTAAGCTTCCTGGATGCTTACTCCGGATACAACCAGATCAGGATGCATGATCTAGATGAGGAGAAAATGACATTTATCATTGAAGATGCCACCTTTTGCTACAGGGTCATGGCCTTCATCCTAAAAAATGCAGGTGCTACATACTATAGACTGATGGATCAGATGTTCAAGCAATTGATCAAACATAAAATCAAGGTCTATGTTGACAACATAGTCGTCAAGTCTCAAAGCATAGCCCAACACGGGGTAGACTTGGAAGAGGTCTTTGAAGAGCTCCTCAAATACGACATGTGCCTCAACCATGAAAAATGTACTTTTGAGAAATGCACTGCTATTTTGGATATGCATAGTTTGACTAATGTCCATGAAGTCCAAAAACTAAATGGAAGACTAGCATCCCTATCCAGGTTTCTCCCCAAGCTCGTTGAAAAAAGAGAAGCCATTCTACAAATCGCTTAA